GTTGTCAGCTTGGTCAGCGCGCCGGCGCCCAGCGGGCCGACGTGCTGGATGGACGAGCCCATCGCCTTGAGGACCGGCTCAGCGCGCGCCAGGGTATCCCCCTCGCCGCCGATGAGGTGGACCAGTTGCCCCGCTTCGGCCTGCGGCGTCGTGCCCGATACCGGGGCTTCGATCAGGCCCAGCGAACGCTCTGCCGCATGCGCGCCCAGCTCCCGAATCCACTCGGCGGTCAGCGTCGAGCTTTCAATGGCGATCGCGCCCGCGGCCATGCCGGCCAGCGCGCCGGCGTTGGCATCCAGCCAGACCTGGCGCGATGCTTGGTCGTCGCGCACCATTGCCATCACGAAATCGGCGCCGATGGCGGCCTCTTTCGGAGTGGTTGCCAGCCTGGCGCCAGCGGCGACCAGCCCCTCGGCGGCGGCCGGACTGCGGTTCCAGACCGTCACGCTGTGACCGGCCTTGATGAGGTTGGCGGCCATGCGCGATCCCATCGCGCCCAGGCCCAAAACTGCAATCTTGCTCATGGTGTTTTCCTCTGAAGTCGTGCGGGCCAGATGCGCCAGGCCCCTCTGGCTGTCGATCAAATGAATGGCTCGGTCGGGTCGATGCCAGGCCCGCCGGCGTTACGACTATGGGAGGATAATGCGATCGCACATGAAATAAATCCAATCCTGTTATTTTATTTAGTCAATAACACAGATTTATATCAGCCGTTGCCCATGTCAGTCGTGCGCGGACAGGCGATCGCCGAACATGAAACACACCAGGCCCATCAGCATCACGCCCAGGCCGGCGAACTTCCACCAGTAGACCGGGCGCACCGGCACCTGGATCGGACCGACGCTGTCGATGAACATGCCGGCGGCCAGTTGGCCGATGATGAACAGGAACATGGCTTTGGTGACGCCGATGCGCGGGGCCAGGAACACCGTGGTGAACACGAAGCCGGCACCGATCACGCCACCCAGCCAACGCCACTACGACTGCTGCCCGACCGTTGGCGGGGACGCTTTGCCAATCGGCCTGACACGCTGCCCCCACACCCAGGCACAGCGCGCCGATGGCGAAGGAGAAGAACGAGGTAACCAGCGCCTGGCTGCCAACACCGGCGCTCAGCCGGCTGTTGACCGCGGCCTGGATTGATAGGCCGGCCCCGCCGGCCAGAGCCATGAGGAGATAGAGCAGACTCATCGGTTTTCCCTGTTTTATGCGTGCACCACGAAGTGGCCTGCAGCGCGCCGTGGCATCCGCACGCGAGCGCCCTGTTGCTGGCTCATGGCTTGTGGGGTACAGGGCGCACCGCCAGCGCGATGCCATCGGGTCGGCCGACCACGATGCGTTCGATCTCATGCAGCGAGTCCAGATCGATCACGGCGACAAAGCCGTCAGACGTGCACGAAACGAAGGCACGGTTGCCGCTGGCGTCCATGTGGATGCCAGCGCCGCGCCCGATCTGCAGGCGCTTGACGAGCGTGCGGCTGGCCGCGTCGAACACCGCCAGCGCGCCGGTATTGACGCTGACCACCATGACCCGGCGGCCGTCCGGGGTGAAGGCCAGGCGGTGCGCGCCGTCCAGGCCGCTGGCGAAGGTCGCGGCGATGCGACGCGAGGCCAGGTCGATCACGTACAGCATGCCGTCCGGGCCCACTGCCCACAGCTCGCGTTCGTCGGGGAGACATCGAAGCCTTCGGTGCCCGGCCCGCTGGGCACTATCGTGTGCACTCAGTCCATCCGCGGCTTGGCAGCGGCCGGCAGCACGCCGGTCGGCGGCATGCTCGGCGGCATCAGGCGCCGCTCGAACAGGCTGACCGTGCCGGAGCCCGAGTTGGTGGCATAGGCGCGCTGGCCGTCGGGCGCCACATGCAGCAGGTGGGTGGTGTCCTGGCCGGTGCCCATGATCCAGTCGATAGCGCGCGCCTGTGGATCGAGATGCCCGATGGCCTTGGAGCCCTGGGCAGTGAACCACAGGCGATCCTGCACAAAGGCCAGCCCGTGCGGGCCGAACAGCGGCGTGGTGTCGATCGGCGCCTTCGCCCGGCCGGTTTGCAGGTCAATCACGTCGATGCGATGGAAGGCGCCATAGCCGGGATTGGACACGTATGCGGTGCGCCCGTCCGTCGATACCGCGATTTCGTGCGGATCGGGCCCGAGCGGGGCGCTGGCCAGCAACGCGAAGCTGTCCGGGTCGCGCAGTTGCAGTGCCTGCTCGGTCTTAGAGATCACCAGCAGCCGCCGCGGTGGCAGTTCCGCCGCCACGGCAAGCACCGGCAGGCAGGCCAGCAGCAAGGCAGCCCACCATCGTGCTGCCTTGCCGCCGGCTCCACGCTGGCGGCGACGCATCACTGCGCCGCGCCCTTGCCCGGGCCGCAGTAGCGCGACAGCCAGTAGCCGTAGGACACTGGCAGCACGCCAGCCGGCTTTTCCTCGCCCAGCTCCACAGCGATCTGGTAGGCATAGTGCGGATTGGCCAGGTGCGCGCGGGCGATCAGCACCAAATCCATCTGACCCTCGGCCACGGCCTTCTCGGCCATCTTCGGGTCGTCGATGCACCAGCCCGCGGCCACCGGCATCTGCGTATCCTGCTTGACGCGGCCGGCGACCGGCACGAAGAAGCCTGGCCCCCACGGGGTTTTGCCGTTGATGGTGGAGAAGCCGATGCTGGCGTCGATCAGATCCAGGCCGCCGTCGCGCATCTTGCGCACCAGCTCGACCGCCTCGGGATAGAAGCTGTCGTCATGCCCGTCGTACTCGACCACGCCGAAGCGCGCGGTCAGCGGCAGGTGCTCCGGCCACACCTCGCGCACGGCCTGCATCGTCTCCAGCAAGAAGCGGCCGCGATTGTCTGCGCTGCCGCCGTACTGGTCGGTGCGCTGGTTGGCGATGGGCGAGAAGAAGCTTTGCGCGAGGTAGCCGTGCGCGAAGTGCAGTTCCAGCCACTGGAAGCCGGACAACAGCGCACGCTTGGCCGCCTCGATGAAATCGGCC
The window above is part of the Xanthomonas cassavae CFBP 4642 genome. Proteins encoded here:
- a CDS encoding NAD(P)-dependent oxidoreductase → MIDSQRGLAHLARTTSEENTMSKIAVLGLGAMGSRMAANLIKAGHSVTVWNRSPAAAEGLVAAGARLATTPKEAAIGADFVMAMVRDDQASRQVWLDANAGALAGMAAGAIAIESSTLTAEWIRELGAHAAERSLGLIEAPVSGTTPQAEAGQLVHLIGGEGDTLARAEPVLKAMGSSIQHVGPLGAGALTKLTTNTLLGIQVTVLGELIGMLRHSGADVARVLEAVAATPVWSIVASRITGSMLSGNFAPQFPIELIEKDFGYTLQAAGSDVAAPTIAAARGVFRSAIERGLGKDNMTGVVKLFTE
- a CDS encoding DMT family transporter, which produces MIGAGFVFTTVFLAPRIGVTKAMFLFIIGQLAAGMFIDSVGPIQVPVRPVYWWKFAGLGVMLMGLVCFMFGDRLSAHD
- a CDS encoding YncE family protein — encoded protein: MGPDGMLYVIDLASRRIAATFASGLDGAHRLAFTPDGRRVMVVSVNTGALAVFDAASRTLVKRLQIGRGAGIHMDASGNRAFVSCTSDGFVAVIDLDSLHEIERIVVGRPDGIALAVRPVPHKP
- a CDS encoding YncE family protein, which translates into the protein MRRRQRGAGGKAARWWAALLLACLPVLAVAAELPPRRLLVISKTEQALQLRDPDSFALLASAPLGPDPHEIAVSTDGRTAYVSNPGYGAFHRIDVIDLQTGRAKAPIDTTPLFGPHGLAFVQDRLWFTAQGSKAIGHLDPQARAIDWIMGTGQDTTHLLHVAPDGQRAYATNSGSGTVSLFERRLMPPSMPPTGVLPAAAKPRMD
- a CDS encoding NADH:flavin oxidoreductase/NADH oxidase, whose product is MSALFTPFKLKDVTLRNRIAIPPMCQYQAHEGYVNEWHLAHYTGMARGGAGLVIVEATGVSPEGRITPGCTGLWEDGQIEGMARIASAIKAAGAVPGIQIGHAGRKASANKPWEGDDHIADGDRRGWPTLAPSAIAFGGGLPKVPQAMSPDDIARVKADFIEAAKRALLSGFQWLELHFAHGYLAQSFFSPIANQRTDQYGGSADNRGRFLLETMQAVREVWPEHLPLTARFGVVEYDGHDDSFYPEAVELVRKMRDGGLDLIDASIGFSTINGKTPWGPGFFVPVAGRVKQDTQMPVAAGWCIDDPKMAEKAVAEGQMDLVLIARAHLANPHYAYQIAVELGEEKPAGVLPVSYGYWLSRYCGPGKGAAQ